One Zootoca vivipara chromosome 9, rZooViv1.1, whole genome shotgun sequence DNA window includes the following coding sequences:
- the LOC118083336 gene encoding cytochrome P450 2U1 codes for MEDPVSSALLAAAGLLLALWWLLGRRRSLQGLPPGPKPWPLVGNFAFALVPNPMVRKRLLGIDRQQQQLPKGEGGAGREQQQQPPKGEGGGGAPRPMSAHLVLTALAKIYGSIFSLFVGSRPLIMLSDFEAVRDALVNQAEVFSDRPSVPLVALISKRKGVVFAPYGPVWKKQRKFSHSTLRHFGLGKHSLEPKIIEEFKYVKAEILKHGDKKFNPFPIIGNAVSNVICSMAFGRRFDYDDASFKTMLKLMSRGLEISLNSHMILVNICPWLYYLPIYPFRVLRQIELDITAFLKTIITQHRETLDSQNPRDFIDMYLLHADEERKIDSESSFTEDYLFFIIADLFIAGTDTTSNTLLWSLLYMSLHPQEQKKVQEEIELVIGRNRPPTLADKARMPFTEATIMEVQRMTVVVPLSIPRMASETTVLQGYTIPKGSVIIPNLWSVHRDPNIWENPDDFHPARFLDENGQLIKKETFIPFGIGKRVCMGEQLAKMELFLMFVSLLQNFTFQFPEDMEKPSMAGRFGLTLAPFPFNIIALKR; via the exons ATGGAGGATCCCGTTAGCTCGGCGCTGCTGGCGGCCGCCGGGCTGCTGCTGGCGCTATGGTGGCTGCTGGGCCGCCGCCGGTCGCTGCAGGGGCTCCCGCCGGGTCCCAAGCCGTGGCCTTTGGTGGGCAACTTCGCCTTCGCCTTGGTGCCCAACCCGATGGTGCGCAAGCGGCTACTGGGTATcgaccggcagcagcagcagctccccaaagGCGAAGGCGGCGCCGggagggagcagcagcaacagcccccCAAGGGCGAAGGCGGAGGCGGCGCTCCCCGGCCCATGTCGGCCCATCTGGTACTCACCGCCCTGGCCAAGATCTACGGCAGCATCTTCAGCCTGTTCGTGGGCAGTCGGCCGCTCATCATGCTCAGCGACTTCGAGGCCGTGCGGGACGCCCTGGTCAACCAGGCCGAGGTCTTCAGCGACCGGCCCAGCGTGCCCCTCGTGGCCCTCATCTCCAAGAGGAAAG GTGTGGTGTTTGCCCCTTACGGCCCGGTGTGGAAGAAACAGAGGAAGTTCTCCCATTCAACCCTCCGTCACTTTGGATTAGGAAAGCACAGCTTGGAGCCTAAAATAATCGAAGAATTCAAGTATGTGAAAGCAGAGATCTTGAAGCACGGGGACAAGAAGTTCAACCCCTTCCCCATAATCGGCAACGCCGTGTCAAACGTCATCTGCTCGATGGCGTTTGGCAGGCGCTTTGACTATGACGATGCCAGCTTCAAGACCATGCTGAAGCTGATGTCTCGTGGTCTGGAGATAAGCCTGAACAGTCACATGATTCTGGTCAACATCTGCCCTTGGCTCTACTACCTCCCAATCTATCCTTTCCGAGTGCTCAGGCAGATTGAGCTGGATATCACGGCCTTCCTGAAGACTATTATCACACAGCACCGGGAAACCCTCGATAGCCAGAATCCCCGAGACTTCATCGACATGTACCTCCTTCATGCAGATGAGGAAAGGAAGATAGACAGCGAGAGCAGCTTCACTGAAGACTACCTGTTTTTTATTATTGCGGACCTTTTCATCGCAGGCACGGACACAACATCCAATACCCTTCTCTGGAGTCTGCTTTACATGTCGCTTCACCCACAGGAACAAA AAAAGGTCCAGGAAGAAATTGAGTTGGTCATTGGGCGCAATAGGCCCCCTACCCTTGCGGACAAGGCACGCATGCCCTTCACAGAAGCAACCATCATGGAAGTTCAAAGGATGACGGTGGTTGTCCCTCTTTCGATTCCTCGAATGGCCTCAGAAACTACAG tgctCCAGGGCTACACTATCCCAAAGGGCAGTGTAATCATTCCAAACTTGTGGTCCGTGCACCGAGATCCCAACATATGGGAGAATCCGGATGATTTCCACCCAGCAaggtttctggatgaaaatgGCCAGCTCatcaaaaaagaaacatttattcCCTTTGGAATTG GAAAACGTGTGTGCATGGGAGAACAACTTgccaagatggagctgttcttgATGTTTGTCAGCCTCCTGCAAAATTTCACATTTCAATTTCCCGAAGACATGGAGAAGCCATCAATGGCAGGAAGATTTGGCCTGACTTTAGCTCCATTTCCATTCAACATAATTGCCTTAAAGAGATGA